From Lentisphaera araneosa HTCC2155, the proteins below share one genomic window:
- a CDS encoding serine/threonine-protein kinase: MNKKSKRNNFEDDFQKRNKSFGEFYAEERGVEKVYPIYESLLVKKQRYTEQVFIDSGGEKKIFAVKDVCGDRKVALAKSLEIQNEADKESFLREARITSQLQHPNIMTVYDVDLDECGQPYFTMEYAEGDSLEDIICGLRNNELKYKELYPLNHLLQIFIKVCDALAYAHSRSVLHLDVKPANIKVGDYGQVLLCDWGLAQVMSTNQPEEELGFEVKMDSELLNDITQKAQIKGTPAYMAPEQIKGERTQVTADIYSLGALLYSMLTYQRTVEVSDINELREKVCEEPIQAASLRAPQVQIPLSLEAVCHKALDLDVEKRYQSVLNLRDEVSRYLSGFTTKAENAGFIKELTLLVKRNTRVVTSISLVSVFSAALLFSAFREKERQKSLADESRLEAVEARNKALEAEEQAQVARKNAEQNLALYKHEMREREMLSINLQEQVLTWNKNRNYLDATERIERIEKELQGEISLELRREFLEYKGLLHFVLLNFYEAEQCFSQIEVTQPYLKAEAINRNWLKIKKGNKVKLTAEQFTKFLSQIPGHERVLGYYAFYYYIKRNRKLSREELMNMTYYPLLHLNGMRYKDFPREEFKYFVYGKQQFGMNQTNKVFKSFLLPIPVYDRRLNLLYNLDLDYFDFGEIDDNQLDAYTGLSVKIININMMKRASPHTIRAIIPRLFCELVYHDLPLSDEEIRALCPKVKFIRRKGSELLFKYPQNGIKVNKSKLRISWVPRNKTMRYRIYISQDKALRQEDLISDSENNFYFFNLESPGTYYWRVDSHNEFGQPIMGKLNSFDYLP, encoded by the coding sequence GTGAATAAAAAATCGAAGAGAAATAACTTTGAAGACGATTTTCAAAAGAGAAATAAATCTTTTGGAGAATTTTATGCTGAAGAAAGAGGAGTTGAGAAGGTTTATCCGATCTACGAAAGTTTACTCGTAAAAAAGCAGCGTTATACAGAGCAAGTCTTTATTGATTCGGGTGGAGAGAAAAAAATCTTTGCTGTAAAGGATGTTTGCGGAGATCGCAAAGTCGCCTTGGCCAAGAGCTTAGAAATCCAAAACGAAGCGGATAAAGAATCGTTTTTGCGAGAAGCACGTATAACTTCCCAATTGCAGCACCCCAATATTATGACCGTGTATGACGTCGATTTAGATGAATGTGGTCAACCCTATTTTACGATGGAATACGCTGAAGGAGATAGTTTAGAAGATATAATTTGCGGACTGCGCAATAATGAGTTGAAATACAAAGAACTTTACCCACTCAATCATTTGTTACAGATCTTTATCAAGGTTTGTGATGCTCTTGCTTATGCTCATTCGCGTTCTGTACTTCACTTGGATGTAAAACCAGCCAATATTAAAGTAGGGGATTATGGTCAGGTTTTACTCTGTGATTGGGGCTTAGCTCAAGTGATGAGCACTAATCAGCCAGAAGAAGAACTTGGTTTTGAAGTCAAGATGGATTCTGAACTGCTCAATGATATAACGCAAAAAGCTCAAATAAAAGGGACACCAGCTTATATGGCGCCCGAGCAAATCAAGGGCGAACGAACGCAGGTGACGGCAGATATATACTCATTAGGTGCCTTGCTTTATTCAATGTTGACTTACCAGAGAACAGTTGAAGTGAGTGATATTAATGAACTTCGCGAAAAAGTTTGTGAAGAACCAATTCAAGCCGCCAGCTTGCGAGCCCCGCAAGTGCAGATTCCATTGAGTCTAGAAGCCGTTTGTCACAAAGCACTCGACTTGGATGTTGAAAAACGCTATCAATCAGTTTTAAATTTACGTGATGAAGTGAGCCGTTATCTATCAGGCTTTACTACTAAAGCTGAAAATGCGGGTTTTATAAAAGAGTTAACGCTCCTCGTTAAGAGAAATACGAGAGTTGTAACAAGTATTAGTTTGGTCAGTGTATTTTCAGCGGCTTTGTTGTTCTCGGCATTTCGTGAAAAAGAACGGCAAAAGAGCTTGGCGGACGAGTCTAGATTAGAGGCTGTTGAGGCAAGAAATAAAGCGTTGGAAGCTGAGGAGCAAGCTCAAGTCGCGAGGAAAAATGCTGAGCAGAATTTAGCACTTTATAAACACGAAATGCGCGAACGCGAAATGCTCTCGATTAATTTGCAAGAACAAGTTTTAACGTGGAATAAAAATAGAAACTATTTGGATGCGACGGAAAGAATTGAGCGCATCGAAAAAGAGTTACAGGGAGAAATATCACTTGAATTAAGACGTGAGTTTTTAGAATACAAGGGCTTACTGCACTTTGTTCTTCTCAACTTTTATGAAGCCGAGCAATGTTTTTCTCAAATAGAAGTTACTCAGCCTTATTTGAAAGCGGAAGCAATTAATCGTAATTGGTTAAAGATAAAGAAGGGCAATAAAGTTAAATTAACTGCAGAGCAATTTACTAAGTTTTTGAGTCAAATCCCAGGTCATGAAAGAGTCTTGGGTTATTATGCTTTTTATTATTACATAAAGCGCAATCGCAAACTCAGTCGAGAAGAGTTAATGAATATGACTTACTACCCCTTATTGCACCTAAATGGCATGCGTTACAAAGACTTTCCCAGAGAAGAATTTAAATATTTTGTTTATGGAAAACAGCAATTTGGTATGAATCAGACGAATAAAGTATTTAAGAGCTTTCTCTTACCCATACCTGTTTATGACCGCCGTTTAAATCTACTCTATAATCTTGATCTCGATTATTTTGACTTTGGTGAAATAGATGATAACCAATTAGATGCATACACAGGTTTATCGGTAAAAATCATCAATATTAATATGATGAAAAGAGCTAGCCCACATACGATTAGAGCCATAATCCCTCGTTTGTTTTGTGAACTTGTGTACCATGATTTACCCTTAAGTGATGAAGAGATAAGAGCTCTTTGTCCAAAGGTGAAGTTTATTCGTCGCAAAGGCTCGGAGCTACTTTTTAAATATCCTCAGAATGGCATAAAAGTGAATAAATCGAAGTTGCGAATATCTTGGGTTCCGCGCAATAAGACGATGCGCTACAGAATTTATATTTCACAGGATAAAGCCCTTCGCCAGGAAGATTTGATTTCTGATAGTGAAAATAACTTTTATTTTTTTAACTTAGAGTCACCAGGAACTTATTACTGGCGAGTCGATTCTCACAATGAATTTGGACAGCCTATTATGGGCAAATTAAATAGCTTTGACTACTTGCCTTAA